The region CGGATGGAGGTAGGCATATTTACATTAATGtcttttttactttataaaatataattattaattaaaaaaatattgagataattattaGAGTCAATTAGAGTTAGAATAAAATACTTATAATCtatgtcaaaataattttttggagTAATAGGATTTTTATCCACTGCAAACTACAAGACTTTAACAACGAATTCCAATTTGATTTGAGTAAGAACATTCAAAACTCTAACAAAATTGCCTTTTTAATCACCTATAAACACACTTCATATTCGTATATGACATTGACAGTAccagtttttctttttataatgaCACTGTTAATGTTAGATTATATGAAATGATAGCAAATGTGGTTTTTATGTATGAATCATGAATGTATGGCTAACTTCCTTATATATTCAATTAGTTCAGTATGCTAATagttttttaatgaaaaataaactaCACGCagaatataaatttaagaaaaaaataatatatataattgagtAAAAtggaataatatttttataaatataaaaacgtgCTTAtgcaataaatattaaaatcaacagaatatacatttattattattactttatttattagtaatggTTACTCAATATAATTAATAGtcttaatccaatttataaaaatatattctaataCAATTtccaactaatttaatattgattataaataaaaagatattaatataattataataaaattaattaatacataaattaacaAGTCACATTACgcgccacgtgcgtagcacgtaatgtaAAACtagtaatataaaaaatttctatCGCAAATGTTTATTAGCTTGTTGTAATTATAACATAAAACAACcaatgcatgggataaacactcttaaaaaaataaacagccCCGCATTGAGTATAATATGGTTTATAGTCTATACGGATAAgatttggaattaaattttacAGTCGTCAATCCGTTAAAtcactttaaaatttaattttacaaagtgaAAATCTACTAAGATACTTCAAAATCCATTATTATACAATTTACATTGCGATGATATAGTAAATCAATTAGAAGCATTGtaatgattataatttttaaagtctaatattaaatttgacaaaaaaatttaaattaataaacttaTGAAAAGTTAAAACCGGATGGATGCAATTAATCCCTACATAAACTTTAGGctacatttatttaatttgctTATGGCATTCCTGTTTTTGAACTGAATATGCAAATTAAAGAAAAGGTCAACATTTTAGATTGACCTTAAAAAGGAATAAAGTCAACTTCTTAAATTCTCATTACCAAAACAGAGCTTCAAGGTTTCCCGATGGATTTAACAGATCGAACGTTGCAAGAATTTCCTGCTAATTTTCcagcaaataaaaaaatattgttgaaaataaaaatatacttatatttttttaactacataataattacaaaacagCCTTCTACAGCTGCATTAATATatctaaaaagaaattaaaagagCACTACAATTTAAGCCATCGACATGTTCGAAAGTCGACTAGGCGTTGGCCGGAAATTCCACCACCGGAGGCTCATTTTCCGATGAGGCGGTGTCAATGCCCTTCTTAAAATTTCTTTACTAGCTTGATGCTTCCTCATTTTATCATTAGGAACAACATAACCGTGTTTGCTACACCTTACAGAACCCGGCTTATTCGAGCATGTACAAATTGATCGTGCTCTAgccgaagaagaagaagaagaagaaagaggagctaaattataataatgaatTCTACGAACCCGATTACCCATATTGTTGGATTTTCCGATTCCGGTATCGCTGATCGGAAACGGTAGCCTTTCTCTAGTTTGCTTCTGAGGTAAGGTTTGCATATTTTGTGTGTTTGGTGATAGATTGTTGAGAAGAGATGTGAGTGAGTTTGAGGCTTTTATTGTGTTGATTGGAAAAAACTATTGAGGCATATATTTATTGACTAAATAAATATGTTAGGTTTCGGAAGACTTTTTCTCTAATAAATAGAATTTTCGAAAAACGAGTGTTTGGCTACTTTACTTATAATTTGACCATTTCAATGCTTGGTATTGGCTGGCAGGAAGTGCATAAGAAAATGGTTAGAATGTGGTTTTGGTGAGAAATTAAGAATAGcctttgttttttaaaatttgtttgatttggttttggtGAGAATATAATAGATTTCACACTGTAATTTCagattattttgtttaaaacagaaaaattattttacacatATTTAATCACGTGAAGATGCATATTTTGACCAAGAAACGACTTGGAATGttaataatattagtttttctcattttagtttactctttttatttaataacttaaattaaaaaagaaatctATTTTTCTCATTGTAGTTAATTAAGTTACCATTTGTATCAACTcagtttataatttgaaaactaaaactcataactttttttttatccttaCCAAACTGTAGTTAATTTGTataaatgtataatttatatattattactttttgtttcttatttattttttatttctatcaaGCAAACATTAAATATATATGCAGCGAAAATTATGTAATGCTTATTCGAGAcagatataataataaaaagatacttcctaattataaaattatatgctTGTGATTTCAGTTAACAGTTGTACTAAttgacttatttatttttatattatgtgttacatattttttttgttttgttatatgTTAATCATGTATATCCCCTGAAAATTCTACTGGgaaatcaaaaactaaaaacagaTATATAAATTTTCTTGTTACAATAATGATCATAGAAAACAACTTATATCCTACTTTTTTACATAGTGAGATTAACACATATCATATGGATTAGTTGTAACTTGTAGCAATTGGTATTGGAATTATTGTTAATCTCATAATTAGTTAAATTGTACTGTAAATTCATTtgtcataaataaaattaattctaaaaataattaaaaataaatcctgaaattaataaattttacatacactaaatataatattttcattcaTAGACTAATTCTACATAATTTATTTGAACCAAACCCACTTTAAAATAGAGAGATATTAATTCTCAAATTGGAATGTAAAcaagttaattataattagttacGAATAATAAAAGGCTTAATCCTATAAAAATATCTCATTATTTCAAtactttttgtttatatttcaaattttcaaaatgatcaattttattctattttttaatttgtagttTCAATTCTACTCATCATTTCAAATTAGTGATTTtctgtttaaaaaatattaaaatatatacttcGTATTTGATGTATAATCccaaattttagtattttttttaaaaacattaaaatttatttagactACATGTCAAATATTAatgacatatttaaatttttcagagtaaaaaaaatccaattttaaaaaataaatataattaaaattggacaTTAATAATATGTCAAAATTGACactttgaaaagtttgaaatgtaGCAGAAAGATATTATATTTTGAGATAACTAGgccataataaaataaaaataacataaataagaAGTTTGTTTATTAATTGCATGACTAATCTTCAGTTTTTCCTTCAAAAATAGGATTATATAATATTTGCATAATAGAAGCAGAAAATAAGCCTAGTTGGATATGACCTATGCATTGTAAAATACTATGTAAATTCCATGATTGATTATTGAAGCTTATTTATAAAGCTATAAGCAAgataaattgttaataaaagaaaattaaaatgttatagCTGGACAGGCCCACATGAACTAGCCCAACTACTTTCCAACTCTTTTCTTCTGTAACCCAAAAAtcctaaattaatttgattctaAAGCATGATCAATGATCAACTTAATAATATACTTTGCcttaatttgaaaaaagaaaattaattattagtgGGTCATGGCCTAAATCTTCGACTATAAACTTAGTGATTGCCAACCCTATGTCTATCAAATGCCACAACTAGGATTTATAAGgcaactttttaattttgaagaagaaaaaaaaagttgtacCAACTGTCAATTTTGTGTGTAGGAGCCAGAAATTAATTAGATGCTAATTATCCTATCCTAAATTGATTTCCAATAGTTCAATTATGGGATTAAGGATTGTTTAGAAAATTAGTTGGTAGATATGTGTCAACCAATTTAATCACAATCATTTTGGTTCATTGTAGCTTACCTTAACCGGATTTCTTGTTTATTGATCTGAAAATTTTGGAAGATATCACAATTGGGTCCATAGCTCAGTGGTAGAGCATTTGACTGCAGATCAAGAGGTCACCGGTTCGAACCCGGTTGGgccctttttttgatttcctTTTTTCAGCAAATTGGAAAAgtatatacaattttattttttttgctttAGTGTTTGTAAAATCAGAATAGTTTTGAACTTCAAATAAAGTTTAAGCCATCTGCAATATGAAAATTTAGGCCTTCACAGTCTAATTTATCCATTtatgtttttgtaatttaaattacGGAtttataatgattaattaaaaattaaaaattatattttaaatattagaaattataaaaaacttaATTATGCAAATGAGAGCTAAATTGATATTATTATGCTTCCCTCTAActtattttatgaaatataCCGTTTGAATAAATGATCAATTCACCTCATCAGTTTGGcacgaaacttcaaataaaaaaaagttagacaaaaaaaattctatagCTTTGTTTGTCAGTTCAGTTTAATTTCACGTTTATGCTCCTGTTTGCTAAGGACGTGCGAATACAACTCAAATATTCATTAGTAAACAGTACAGACAAAGATCTAATGAAGAAAAGGGTTGAGTACCCCCatcaaaataaactaattgaCAAAGTATAACTCCAACAATTCTCTCAAAAAAATGTAGattgattctaaaaaaaattaaaaattaaaaaatttataaacaaattaagaaagtttagattaactctcaaaTGCAAAAAGAGTTAAGATCGACTCTtggataaataaaaagaaagacgAAATGCCGAATaaacaaaatcataaaaagAAGGCTTATAATCAACCACCGTCTTTAATCAGAAAACCCCCTAAATTTCGATTTCACAATCACAAATGTCCTTTtcaaaaatgactaaaatacccctaaaataatctaatcaaatcaaactcaataaaatcaaatctaaaattaCCTAATCAAATCTAAAACTATGTAATCAAATCTAAAACCATCTAACCAAACCTAAAATCAAAACCAACCCGTCCGCTGCCATTTTTTTTCGATCAATGTTATTCTGGCGGAGTTGGAGTAGCTCCTCCTCTTCCtcggagcagatctgctccttgcCTTGTCTACGTCTAAGAAGACGAAGTTTCCTCGTCTGAAAAGACAAAGGTCGTATTCTTAGACGATCAAGTTCTCCGTCTTCTCAGACAAGAAAATGACCCCAACAATTCCCTTGAAATAATCCAGATtgattctaaaaataaatttaaggttTAAAATAACCTTAGCAGAAAATCAAGAGAGTTTAGATTAATTCTCAACGCAaaaacgagtttagattaactctttGATAAACAAAAAGGAAGGCGAAATGCccaataaacaaaattataaaaggaAGGCGAAACGCCAAAAACGAATAAAGGAAGGCAAAACGccaataaaatcataaaaagaaGGTAAACCGtccaaaaacaaacaaaaaaaagcgGGAATGCCTAAAAAGCAAACAAGTCATAACAGGGAGAAATCATACAAGGCGAAAATGCTCAAAAACTAATAAATCATAAAAGGAAGTTTTTACGCCAAAAAACAAACGAATCATAACGGAAGAAATTATAAAAGGCAACTCGCCCAAGAGGAACATATCTTAATAAAGAAAAAGGCGACTGGCCGAAGAGGAACAAATGTTAATAAAGAAAAAGACAACTCACCTAAAAGGAACAAATCTTAATTAAGGAAAAGGCGAATCGTCCAAAAGGAACAAATCTAACAAAGGAAGGCCATCCAcccaaaaataatcaaaattcagGGAAATTCAAACTGAATGATAATTCATAAATAATTCTTCCTTAAACTCAATGCAGACTTATGCATCAGAAAGCTAATCGGATGATCACCGTCCAATTAGCCATCTATATTGTTTTGCAGGTTTAACTACCGTCGAGATGTCCATATccataaaaaatgaatattaaagTGAATTTCTAAATATATCCAAATGGGGTTATTTTAATTACAAGATGAACGATGTTCAAGCGAAAAATATCTTTATTTCTATAGTTAATCTTGAGTGATAATCAAGTTTGATATATCTTATTGCCTTAAGTAGCTTAAGTGAAGTTGCATTATGAATTTTCTTTTGATAGATAGTTTGAGTGAAGTCCAAATTTACATTTTTGTGTGTTGACCAAGAAAATACTCTTGATTGTGATCCAAGGATATATCGATATGGAAGATCCATGAGTGTTCATAAAAACTTATGAAACCTTCAAAAACAGTCAAATCTCTTTAGTTCGTGTCTACACCGATTTAGAAACGAATTTGAGCATCTGCACTGGTCCATCACTAGTGTAGAAAGCCTTTAAAATTCCTTCTTCTACCTAGGACTACTTTGACTCAGCCTGAAGTCGAGGGCCGGCTCAGCATCTGTCTTGCGTATTTCGATTGATTTGGATTGGGTGTACTTTCCAAGCTGACCTGTTTGATTAGGAACTCCTTTAGCTGTCTTTAGGCATGAAGCAAATCACTTTAATTTGGATATCTTTGCAATTAAGCTCTATTTTATTCATTAACATTCTAAAAATTTtaagtatttatattttatattaaaaaaaacaaaaagagtaAAGCCCTCCATTTTATGCAACAAGACACTAAAATATACTATATAAATGGTATAAATTAACGTCAAATATATGTTTCTTCTTCAGTTAGCGAGGATCTGAAGCATACAAAGGTTTTATCATTGATGAAAATAGGTagaagaaaatagtatgatgTTGTTATTAATGAGTTGTTCAATTAATGTGAATGATGTGGCTCTAATAAGAAATAGGCccaatgataaaaaaatgtcaaacttttaatgaaaatttcataaaagtccaagccttttaattttatctaatttgtcctgaaacgcaaTTTTAgttcaattatgtccaactacacaattttacttatgtggcgctgatgtgtgaCATGCCACAACGACGCCATATGAGAAAAATCACGTAGTTGAacattattgaaataaaatcatgtgtttcaggacaaattagataaaattgaaaggtttggacttttatgaactttttttcaaaggtttggccttttttggtCAGTTGGCCTAAGAAATATTAAGCTTTCTAATGGTAGATAAGAAAATGTTTGATTTAGGGATTTATCAAAAGACGAGGTGTATTAATTAAGAGCTCTTATAAAACTATATTAAATGACTCAGAGTTTAAAGTGTGGAATTAGAACAATGGTCTTTAGAAGGGAATTTGGACGTGACACACTACCCCAAAAGTCAATGATGTGGTTTGGAGGGCTTATAGAAAGGTTTTTCCAACAAGAACTCAGTTGCGTAGTAGGCAAGTTAATATTAAGGTATTGTGATAACTTTGTGAATTAGAAGAAAGACTACAAGGCACATTATTATTAACTACAGAACTATTTAACAATGTTTACTTTCTTCTCTAGTAGGTGTGACGGTTCAAGTTGATGGAACGTTTGCCAATTGGTTGATAAGAATTGGAGTATGAATGCCAGCTAAGCATTTCAAGCATGATTAAATGATAGTTTGAAGTATCTGGAAGCATCAAAATAAGTTGGCGTAGGATGATAAATATGAGTCTTTTTAATCTATCGTTAACGACAATACTAGGGGTTGCTATCTGTCAATATTATGATCAATCAGAATGATGGTGCAGTAGTATGGAGGAATACTAAGCAAGGTTGGCTTAAGATCAATGTAAATGGAGATTATTTGAGAGTGATATATCTGGTGGTTATGGTTGGCTAGTTAGGGACGATGTCGGTTTCTTTCGTGTTTGTATAACCGGTGTTATTACTGTAATAacccataaatttttaaagtattagATCGTGCCACACgtcctaaattgcaaaaatttaggtcaagtaggtcGGAATTGGAAATTGAGTTGAGAATAGTCGAAATAAGTTTGTTAAGTCGATCGCGAAATAATAATCTTATATGGTAATTATTATTCGTTAAAGCGGGTATTAGCGGGACTAAGGAaagattaagaaaaataaaataaaataaagtgtaggtcccgagctaataattttttatgctgtcgtccgtaaaatatttttaagaatttattggTAAAGTTTCGTATAATTCcgatactattttaaaattggacATGGACGTTAATTAAGGAATTGAATTAAAGTACGAGATTGAGCTGTTTGAGCCTAAATGTACTTTATCCATTATATATTACTTCATCATCAACTTCATTTTGAAGTTTCAGAAGCTAAATATCATCAGTTCATCGTTAAACTTCGGTGATTCATCGTTTTCCCGTTTCTCGACCAAATTCAACAGTTCTTGTGGCAAAATGATCCTAGAACGAAAGGCTATCAAGGTAAGCTAGTCGGTTTGCTGTTTGTTTGGTTGTATTTgatgggttttttttttataaaaaaagattagGGTTCGGCGAGATCGTGTCGAGATTACATTTTTGATtcgtttttaagcgtttttcttAAGCTTTTGAAGCATTTAAGTATTGTTTTATTATCAAATATGCTCGGGAGAATGTTAAGCATGTCGGGAATGGATCGTGACGTGTTTTAGTGCAGCTAAGGGCTGCTGCCCCGACCTCACGTCGTGCCAGCCTTGGGCGCGACGCGAGGGTGTGCGTTGCGACGCGAAGGCTTCTTTCGCGGCGCGACACACCTTGACACGATTTTTCAAGGCTTGGCATGACGTACCAAGGCCATACCCGGACTCCCTAGGTCGTTTTTGACCCCTTCCGATGCACAGAACTTGGGCGTAGTGTTTCGCGAATAAATAGGAACATTTGGACTTCGTTTTAGCAAAGAAATGGACGTATGTCGTATCGTTTGACGGCGAGGTTTGAATGTATAGTTCAATGTCAAAGAATTAGGTTTAGTTATAAACCAAAAGTCTATATCGAGGTGGTATGGTCATATCAATAAGCAAagattgaatgaaatgaaattaGACATGGTTAGAACTATATGAGTTACGTATAAGTTTTTCTCATGTTTAGAACGTCTTTAGAATTAGATTTTTACTCGATTTATGTTTGCTTGTTTCCTAAATCCGGCAAGGAAACCAGCTACCGGATCAAGACATGAGGACCCTTGAAAGATCGACTTATTTGGCGCTTACGTATAGGAATATAGAAATAGCGGTCGCTGTGAGttacactttacttttgtgtattattacgcaataacTACTTTTGGTATTATAAGTAtgatattaaactacatcgcatcctatagtattttatcgatataaaTGAATCAGTGTATTGTATTATCGATTATATAGACTGTGAAAACTACTATATGATCCGGGaaaaacgagctacctattgggcgtcaataggctgtgtgatcactagtgtTTGAGTAAGTCATAGATAAAAGTTGTATTGATCGTTTATCAGAGTACTCTTATTGATTGTGAATGCGATGCGAGGTCagtttggttgaactatctcgcgGCCTGTATCCAGTGAGTCGCCATggttgaattatcccgggactccGCTATATTGTTGGACATAAGATGGTATGAGGCATAGTGGTTGAACTATTCTGATGCCCGACCAGATGGTGGTtgacatggttgaactatcccgtaaCCTGCATCCAGATTAAAAGTTTGTATTCATTACAAATACTAGGAATTGTCAAGTTAAGATTGTTTACGAGATCAGGGTTTCGATCAGATCAAGTACTCGAActataatatatgttttattataaatgtaatgttaatttatataatacctAGTAATGTGttaactcactcagtatattcccgtaTACTGACCCCTGACAGTTTTTCCTCTCAGGTGAATAATCTTTCGACGTGACAGACTTCTACCCTTGCTTCAGAAGTCTGTTTAGAAGTATATACAAGGGAGGTTTCTATcgatagcgctgcagtagtctaGTCCTAGATGTTTATGTGATTTTGTCAAACGCTTTTATGTATCATTATACTCCGATATGTTGTAAACTAGAATAGTTTAAATGCGTTTTAAACCGTTTGCTTTGATGTGCGAATTAGGGCAACGCTTGATGTGGCATTGTattgtaagaccctagtttctatGTATAGTTTCCAGAATGAGAATAGATGTTTGACATCATATTGTTTAAAAGCTTTTCTGAAAACGCTGGCATGATTGCTATTTGATTTGTGTTGCGAAAattttatagtggttttaggcttactacgggtttcagagctatcACTTATATTTTTTAACGCTGGTCGCAGCTCGATATTTTGGGTCCTGACAATTACGCACTGGATAGATGAGCCAGTTTTGGCCTAGTTCTAGGTCAAGTTTGACCGGGCCGGTTTCAGTCCATTTCTTCCTACTCCATCACCTTTGGTCACACTTcatgaaaaatttgaaattttattgttttctggTTCAATGCTTTTTGAGTTGTCATCTCCAAAAGCCACCACAATAAAGATATACTTAGATGAAGGCCAAGGATGAATGGTAGGATGACAGTGATGAGTCAATTAATGAAGGACGTGACAGGTATTTGGTaatagttaaaatatttaataacattaTGTTTTAGAAAAATGAGATTTATTTCTCTTTAGAGAaagatttttagaatttttgtaAAGAGATAAAGAAGGCTCTCGCTTAAACCTCGAGGCACAAGTGAGTTAGTAAgataattttctaatttaagtTAGCTTGCGTATTCGAACCCTATTCATATATGCTACCGTTTGAAACTTTGGATCAGAGTTTTCCTTTCCGTAAGGAACCTATCCGGATTGAGTGTGAATTAGTctaaatgtgaaaagtttaaaggtatcGTCTCATAGTTAAGACCCGTTCATGAAACCTCATggaattaccaaaaaaaaaggttttcgcttggactgaaaaaaaaaaacaaatcggtcaaaccaaatcaattcaactgaatcaaactaaaaattgtGGTTTGAATAGTTATTGGTTTGATTATggtttgaaaaatcaaaaatgaaaattttgatttcgTTCACcgtttcaaaaattacaaacacacacacatatatatatatatatataactcacTTGTTATTATTAGGTCAAACTATCTTTTATTCTAAACTTTTACATAATtacaatcaaattaattaatttttataattatattacattaaaaaggTTTTTTCAATTATGCCTAAATTTtgaatcttatttttaaaatccaaatttttgcgTCTTTTTCAATTGCGTCaaaattttatagtaattttttttagaagttagaaaacttttaaaatttgatcgTAATCGATAAAAgatatataaattcaaatttatcaaaaaaaattaaaattttagatacaATTAAAAATAGCTTTTCAAATTGGAcatatttgtaaaaattaaaaaagttgatTGTAATGGATAAAAAAcgcaaaaaattaaatttaaaaaataattatgccTTACTATTATTGTGTTGGAAATTTCAAAATGCATCATCTACTTTCTTAATAACTCTACTTTATATTAGACTGTAAATAGAGTAATAAGTTTTATGATCTTCTTTTAATTCATACTTCTTTCTttacaatttttctttttacttcTTTTATCTAAAATTCTTACTTTTTTTCTAGgtttaattacataaaaatcccaccttttaatttcttttttcatttatgtcttgatttaaaaaaaaattcaattataccctattttcTCTACTCGAAACactaaattgacctcttttcatttaaaaaaaaagattaaaatagtcttttatttttagcatatattctaattagacattaatattattgattgtataaaaatatcttcttcatttaaaaaaattcaactaataataattgtataatttttattaattagttatcaataaatttttttaaatcaaaaaccgaaaaaaattacataaatttttttattcatattttttttttcaattctctCCTTAAAGAAAGAGCACGAGCTGGTCCTTCTTTCATAGAAGGAAGAAGCAGCAGATCTactccttccttccatggaagaagGAGCTTGAGCAACTCCTCCTTCTTCCATGAAAGGAAGGAGCAGCTCAAGTAGCTCCTCTTTTCATCGAAAGAGAGTTTCCATTGAAAGAGAAGCTCGAGAAcggaaaaatattataaaaaaattcagtagCGGATTCGTAAATCGAACGAGTACGGTGGTAGATtggaaatattaatttaaataatttaatttttagtaaaatttctaaaaacaattAACCATTGGAACTTATTTGAACAATTTTAAAGTTGAAgaatttattagtattttttaaataagaaaaaatatcgTATACCATTTCTATTTAGTTGCTATTAACATTTAcatctttaaattatttaaatcaatTGTACTCTTGGTCgtggtagaggtgaaacatgaaaatccaaaataggatacaattgaaCTTTTTTAGGTCAGGACATAAATACAAAAACGTTACTAATTTTAGtgttatttgaaaataattaactttGACTATTATTCTTCATATTTATActtgttattaattattaattattcgaATGAtagtttaaattgatttaaaaaaaattaatgatcaaaccaaatcaaactatATTTGTTGGTTTGCTATCTATTTGtctatttggtttggttttaatttggcAAAATAGCAtatcaatataattattttggatTAATATTAATACTAAAGAAGTCAaccaaaatatattattttgaat is a window of Mercurialis annua linkage group LG2, ddMerAnnu1.2, whole genome shotgun sequence DNA encoding:
- the LOC126669726 gene encoding uncharacterized protein LOC126669726, whose amino-acid sequence is MQTLPQKQTRERLPFPISDTGIGKSNNMGNRVRRIHYYNLAPLSSSSSSSARARSICTCSNKPGSVRCSKHGYVVPNDKMRKHQASKEILRRALTPPHRKMSLRWWNFRPTPSRLSNMSMA